One genomic region from Amblyraja radiata isolate CabotCenter1 chromosome 17, sAmbRad1.1.pri, whole genome shotgun sequence encodes:
- the got2 gene encoding aspartate aminotransferase, mitochondrial, with translation MAMFSSCRLLATASHHPALAAAISARASSVWSHVEMGPPDPILGVTEAFKRDNNPKKMNLGVGAYRDDSGKPFVLNTVRKAESQIAAKKMDKEYLPIGGLADFNKACAELALGNNSEVIRSGRYITVQTISGTGSLSVGANFLQRFYKNSREVYLPKPSWGNHTPIFRDAGIEVKSYRYYDPKTCGFDFAGAMEDISKLPEQAIILFHACAHNPTGVDPKPEEWKEIAAVVKQRNLFPFFDMAYQGFASGDADRDAWAMRYFIDQGVNLVLSQSFAKNMGMYGERVGGFTVICSDADEAKRVESQLKILIRPMYSNPPLNGARIAATIMNTPELRKEWLEEVKEMANRIISMREQLVSNLKKEGSIHNWQHITDQIGMFCFTGLKQEQVERLTKEFSIYMTKDGRISVAGVTSSNIGYLAHGIHKVSK, from the exons ATGGCAATGTTCAGCTCCTGCAGGCTCCTCGCCACAGCCTCCCACCACCCGGCCTTGGCCGCCGCGATCTCCGCACGAGCCAG TTCTGTGTGGTCACATGTGGAAATGGGTCCTCCTGATCCAATTCTTGGTGTTACTGAAGCCTTCAAGCGTGACAACAATCCCAAGAAAATGAACTTAGGTGTTGGTGCATACCGTGATGACAGTGGGAAGCCATTCGTATTGAACACTGTCCGAAAG GCTGAGAGTCAAATTGCGGCAAAGAAAATGGACAAAGAGTACCTCCCTATTGGTGGCCTCGCAGACTTCAACAAGGCCTGCGCAGAGCTGGCTCTAGGGAACAACAGTGAAGTTATCAGGAGTGGAAGG TACATCACCGTGCAAACCATTTCGGGAACTGGATCTCTGAGTGTTGGCGCTAATTTTTTG CAACGATTCTACAAGAACAGCCGTGAGGTCTATCTGCCCAAACCATCTTGGGGCAATCACACACCCATCTTCAGGGATGCAGGCATCGAAGTCAAAAGTTACCGCTATTATGATCCGAAGACCTGTGGGTTTGATTTTGCTGGAGCAATGGAGGACATTTCA AAACTCCCGGAGCAAGCCATCATCCTGTTCCACGCTTGCGCTCACAACCCAACAGGAGTAGACCCAAAACCAGAGGAATGGAAAGAGATAGCTGCTGTTGTTAAG CAAAGAAATCTCTTCCCATTCTTCGACATGGCCTATCAGGGTTTTGCCAGTGGCGATGCTGACAGAGATGCCTGGGCCATGCGCTATTTCATTGACCAGGGAGTGAATCTGGTTCTCTCACAATCTTTCGCAAAGAACATGGGCATGTATG GTGAGCGTGTGGGTGGATTCACTGTAATTTGCAGCGATGCTGATGAGGCGAAGCGTGTGGAATCCCAGCTGAAGATCCTGATCCGTCCTATGTATTCCAATCCACCATTAAATGGAGCTCGCATCGCTGCCACCATCATGAACACACCAGAACTCCGAAAAGAATG GCTAGAAGAAGTAAAAGAAATGGCAAACCGCATCATCAGCATGAGAGAGCAGCTGGTATCAAACCTGAAGAAGGAAGGCTCAATCCACAACTGGCAGCACATTACTGATCAGATTGGAATGTTTTGCTTCACTGGACTCAAACAAGAACAG GTAGAGCGTCTGACGAAGGAATTCTCTATTTACATGACAAAAGATGGCCGAATTTCTGTTGCTGGAGTCACCTCATCCAACATAGGATACCTAGCACATGGTATCCATAAAGTATCTAAATAA